One stretch of Acropora muricata isolate sample 2 chromosome 12, ASM3666990v1, whole genome shotgun sequence DNA includes these proteins:
- the LOC136892533 gene encoding signal transducer and activator of transcription 5B-like isoform X1, whose amino-acid sequence MSCWETFQELEVGQRNKILLELQEIYGGSFEFDATIYLMQWLEQQAWEDAMKSNIEGTNIIKAKQLMDDVIVQLNEQKKKLENFASIAVSDIHNVLMAKKIQEVIQQLEAKYGNDPVKLYEYFYGVVIKLRELVQVATNIPDGMTTLDSDDMEMEESVPPDPHAELRKQLEELVKDSQKHDVLLKEIEQLKEQYVIKFQEVTTRIAHMEAQKNQITNMSNMNEKDKKQRLEKLKVESEKLQQQLSRLGEELSIAKRLGFIECLCNHLKKLSEIEKSIFEEIAEWKHLQQRSLCGYPCPPPLDKLQEICETLAELLWKLFQQASQLDNLFHQAFQGNEVELKRMENVKTSARNLLQWFLVKTFIIERQPPQVLKKETKFGAVVRHLLGDKLNIPINPPEVSVSLISEKQAQSLHSGGRNKSNGTPSSNPVLNSKKALEFNQVTRKLVAEFKNLSLTKATRQGGKNKEAVTEEKSALYFTSQITLGKEQFNIFVMSVPVVVTVHGNQQCDAEATVFWENAFSEKERKPFDVPDQIEWPRFSDALNKRWTLSNGRELSLDCITYLGAKLFPGKLEGGMDSALVTKQMLNRDHINGRTFSFWKWFYGALDVVCKRLVDEWRDGHVAGFVSKVDAHKVLESCTPGTFMLRFSDSELGGVSVAYVQRMENGPCEVVDVEPWTNTHLQMRKFSDRLKDLDELIFLYPSILKHVAFGSYYTNDDNIAAEGSSGYHPTVLATRLAGHMVGRSPMHPGSQDSTMETLSSSSFPISGFSDMSLGLYPGSPASPASPQSVVSSVLETELGLGNQEIVGDFGHLAPDLALSSVFLSGLNQGADGVSPGPASYLSAMAAAMGDDPSFAEFLLSEDLNTTQP is encoded by the exons ATGTCTTGTTGGGAAACTTTTCAAGAACTAGAAGTGGgtcaaagaaataaaattcTACTGGAGCTGCAAGAAATTTATGGCGGCTCATTTGAATTTGACGCGACCATTTACTTGATGCAATGGTTAGAACAACAGGCTTG GGAAGATGCAATGAAAAGCAACATTGAGGGTACTAATATTATAAAAGCCAAGCAGCTAATGGATGATGTCATTGTCCAACTgaatgaacaaaaaaagaag TTGGAGAATTTTGCATCAATTGCTGTCAGTGATATACATAATGTGTTGATggccaaaaaaattcaagaagTGATTCAACAACTTGAG gcaAAGTATGGCAATGACCCAGTTAAGCTTTATGAGTATTTTTATGGAGTTGTCATCAAACTAAGGGAACTCGTTCAAGTTGCCACAAAT ATTCCTGATGGAATGACAACTCTTGATTCAGATGATATGGAAATGGAAGAGAGTGTTCCTCCAGATCCCCATGCAGAACTCAGAAAGCAGCTTGAGGAACTTGTCAAGGACAGCCAG AAACATGATGTCCTTCTCAAAGAAATTGAGCAATTGAAGGAGCAGTATGTGATCAAATTTCAGGAGGTCACTACCAGGATAG CTCACATGGAGGCACAGAAAAACCAAATTACCAACATGTCAAATATGAATGAAAAGGATAAG AAACAAAGATTGGAAAAATTAAAGGTGGAGTCAGAGAAACTGCAGCAGCAGCTAAGCAGATTGGGAGAGGAGTTGTCAATTGCGAAGCGATTG GGCTTCATTGAGTGCCTTTGTAATCACCTTAAAAAGCTGTCAGAAATAGAGAAATCTATTTTTGAAGAAATTGCAGAGTGGAAGCATCTGCAGCAAAGATCATTGTGTGGATATCCATGTCCTCCACCACTTGACAAACTTCAGGAAAT CTGTGAAACACTTGCCGAACTCCTTTGGAAACTCTTTCAGCAGGCCTCACAG CTTGATAACTTGTTTCACCAAGCATTTCAAGGAAATGAAGTGGAACTTAAAAGGATGGAGAATGTTAAAACATCTGCAAGAAACCTCCTGCAATGGTTCCTCGTCAA GACTTTCATCATAGAAAGACAGCCTCCGCAAGTGTTAAAGAAGGAGACAAAGTTTGGAGCTGTCGTGAG GCACCTACTGGGTGACAAGCTTAATATCCCTATCAACCCTCCTGAAGTCAGTGTCTCCCTTATTTC AGAAAAGCAAGCCCAATCCCTTCATAGTGGAGGTCGTAACAAAAG caATGGGACACCCAGCTCAAACCCTGTGCTAAACTCTAAAAAG GCACTAGAGTTTAATCAAGTGACGCGTAAACTGGTTGCAGAGTTTAAGAACTTG tcattgACGAAGGCCACAAGACAAGGTGGCAAAAATAAAGAGGCGGTAACGGAGGAGAAATCCGCGCTGTACTTCACCTCGCAAATCACCCTGGGAAAGGAACAGTTTAATATCTTT GTGATGTCAGTGCCAGTAGTTGTGACAGTTCATGGTAACCAGCAATGTGATGCTGAAGCGACTGTTTTCTGGGAAAATGCTTTTTCTGAAAAG GAAAGGAAACCCTTCGATGTTCCTGATCAGATTGAGTGGCCCCGCTTTTCTGATGCCCTGAACAAGAGATGGACACTAAGCAATGGACGTGAACTGAGTCTTGATTGTATCACCTACCTAGGAGCAAAACTTTTCCCAG GAAAACTCGAGGGAGGAATGGACAGCGCCTTAGTTACAAAGCAAATGTTGAATCGG GATCACATAAACGGCCGTACATTCTCTTTTTGGAAGTGGTTCTACGGCGCACTGGACGTAGTTTGCAAGCGGCTGGTGGACGAATGGAGAGATGG ACACGTGGCTGGATTTGTGAGCAAAGTCGACGCTCATAAAGTTTTGGAAAGCTGTACACCGGGAACGTTCATGCTACGATTTAGTGACAGTGAGCTGGGCGGAGTTAGTGTAGCTTATGTTCAACGTATGGAGAATG GTCCATGTGAAGTTGTTGATGTGGAGCCTTGGACAAACACCCACCTGCAAATGCGAAAGTTTTCTGACCGATTGAAGGATCTGGATGAGCTGATTTTCCTTTACCCAAGTATTCTGAAACATGTTGCTTTCGGTTCATACTACACTAATGATG ATAATATTGCAGCTGAAGGAAGCTCTGGCTATCATCCCACCGTACTTGCCACCAGATTGGCCGG CCATATGGTTGGAAGAAGCCCCATGCATCCTGGATCTCAGGACTCTACCATG GAAACTCTGTCATCAAGTTCGTTTCCCATTAGCGGTTTTTCAGATATGTCGTTAGGCTTATACCCAGGCTCTCCCGCTTCACCAGCCTCGCCCCAGTCAGTCGTCTCAAGCGTTCTAGAAACTGAGCTTGGTTTGGGAAATCAGGAAATAGTGGGAGACTTCGGCCATCTGGCGCCTGATTTGGCTTTAAGTAGCGTGTTTCTGAGCGGTCTTAATCAAGGAGCAGATGGGGTATCTCCTGGACCTGCGAGTTATCTGTCTGCTATGGCGGCCGCCATGGGAGACGATCCCAGCTTTGCTGAATTTTTACTGTCCGAAGACCTGAATACCACGCAGCCGTGA
- the LOC136892533 gene encoding signal transducer and activator of transcription 5B-like isoform X2 produces MSCWETFQELEVGQRNKILLELQEIYGGSFEFDATIYLMQWLEQQAWEDAMKSNIEGTNIIKAKQLMDDVIVQLNEQKKKLENFASIAVSDIHNVLMAKKIQEVIQQLEAKYGNDPVKLYEYFYGVVIKLRELVQVATNIPDGMTTLDSDDMEMEESVPPDPHAELRKQLEELVKDSQKHDVLLKEIEQLKEQYVIKFQEVTTRIAHMEAQKNQITNMSNMNEKDKKQRLEKLKVESEKLQQQLSRLGEELSIAKRLGFIECLCNHLKKLSEIEKSIFEEIAEWKHLQQRSLCGYPCPPPLDKLQEICETLAELLWKLFQQASQLDNLFHQAFQGNEVELKRMENVKTSARNLLQWFLVKTFIIERQPPQVLKKETKFGAVVRHLLGDKLNIPINPPEVSVSLISEKQAQSLHSGGRNKSNGTPSSNPVLNSKKALEFNQVTRKLVAEFKNLSLTKATRQGGKNKEAVTEEKSALYFTSQITLGKEQFNIFVMSVPVVVTVHGNQQCDAEATVFWENAFSEKERKPFDVPDQIEWPRFSDALNKRWTLSNGRELSLDCITYLGAKLFPGKLEGGMDSALVTKQMLNRDHINGRTFSFWKWFYGALDVVCKRLVDEWRDGHVAGFVSKVDAHKVLESCTPGTFMLRFSDSELGGVSVAYVQRMENGPCEVVDVEPWTNTHLQMRKFSDRLKDLDELIFLYPSILKHVAFGSYYTNDDNIAAEGSSGYHPTVLATRLAGHMVGRSPMHPGSQDSTM; encoded by the exons ATGTCTTGTTGGGAAACTTTTCAAGAACTAGAAGTGGgtcaaagaaataaaattcTACTGGAGCTGCAAGAAATTTATGGCGGCTCATTTGAATTTGACGCGACCATTTACTTGATGCAATGGTTAGAACAACAGGCTTG GGAAGATGCAATGAAAAGCAACATTGAGGGTACTAATATTATAAAAGCCAAGCAGCTAATGGATGATGTCATTGTCCAACTgaatgaacaaaaaaagaag TTGGAGAATTTTGCATCAATTGCTGTCAGTGATATACATAATGTGTTGATggccaaaaaaattcaagaagTGATTCAACAACTTGAG gcaAAGTATGGCAATGACCCAGTTAAGCTTTATGAGTATTTTTATGGAGTTGTCATCAAACTAAGGGAACTCGTTCAAGTTGCCACAAAT ATTCCTGATGGAATGACAACTCTTGATTCAGATGATATGGAAATGGAAGAGAGTGTTCCTCCAGATCCCCATGCAGAACTCAGAAAGCAGCTTGAGGAACTTGTCAAGGACAGCCAG AAACATGATGTCCTTCTCAAAGAAATTGAGCAATTGAAGGAGCAGTATGTGATCAAATTTCAGGAGGTCACTACCAGGATAG CTCACATGGAGGCACAGAAAAACCAAATTACCAACATGTCAAATATGAATGAAAAGGATAAG AAACAAAGATTGGAAAAATTAAAGGTGGAGTCAGAGAAACTGCAGCAGCAGCTAAGCAGATTGGGAGAGGAGTTGTCAATTGCGAAGCGATTG GGCTTCATTGAGTGCCTTTGTAATCACCTTAAAAAGCTGTCAGAAATAGAGAAATCTATTTTTGAAGAAATTGCAGAGTGGAAGCATCTGCAGCAAAGATCATTGTGTGGATATCCATGTCCTCCACCACTTGACAAACTTCAGGAAAT CTGTGAAACACTTGCCGAACTCCTTTGGAAACTCTTTCAGCAGGCCTCACAG CTTGATAACTTGTTTCACCAAGCATTTCAAGGAAATGAAGTGGAACTTAAAAGGATGGAGAATGTTAAAACATCTGCAAGAAACCTCCTGCAATGGTTCCTCGTCAA GACTTTCATCATAGAAAGACAGCCTCCGCAAGTGTTAAAGAAGGAGACAAAGTTTGGAGCTGTCGTGAG GCACCTACTGGGTGACAAGCTTAATATCCCTATCAACCCTCCTGAAGTCAGTGTCTCCCTTATTTC AGAAAAGCAAGCCCAATCCCTTCATAGTGGAGGTCGTAACAAAAG caATGGGACACCCAGCTCAAACCCTGTGCTAAACTCTAAAAAG GCACTAGAGTTTAATCAAGTGACGCGTAAACTGGTTGCAGAGTTTAAGAACTTG tcattgACGAAGGCCACAAGACAAGGTGGCAAAAATAAAGAGGCGGTAACGGAGGAGAAATCCGCGCTGTACTTCACCTCGCAAATCACCCTGGGAAAGGAACAGTTTAATATCTTT GTGATGTCAGTGCCAGTAGTTGTGACAGTTCATGGTAACCAGCAATGTGATGCTGAAGCGACTGTTTTCTGGGAAAATGCTTTTTCTGAAAAG GAAAGGAAACCCTTCGATGTTCCTGATCAGATTGAGTGGCCCCGCTTTTCTGATGCCCTGAACAAGAGATGGACACTAAGCAATGGACGTGAACTGAGTCTTGATTGTATCACCTACCTAGGAGCAAAACTTTTCCCAG GAAAACTCGAGGGAGGAATGGACAGCGCCTTAGTTACAAAGCAAATGTTGAATCGG GATCACATAAACGGCCGTACATTCTCTTTTTGGAAGTGGTTCTACGGCGCACTGGACGTAGTTTGCAAGCGGCTGGTGGACGAATGGAGAGATGG ACACGTGGCTGGATTTGTGAGCAAAGTCGACGCTCATAAAGTTTTGGAAAGCTGTACACCGGGAACGTTCATGCTACGATTTAGTGACAGTGAGCTGGGCGGAGTTAGTGTAGCTTATGTTCAACGTATGGAGAATG GTCCATGTGAAGTTGTTGATGTGGAGCCTTGGACAAACACCCACCTGCAAATGCGAAAGTTTTCTGACCGATTGAAGGATCTGGATGAGCTGATTTTCCTTTACCCAAGTATTCTGAAACATGTTGCTTTCGGTTCATACTACACTAATGATG ATAATATTGCAGCTGAAGGAAGCTCTGGCTATCATCCCACCGTACTTGCCACCAGATTGGCCGG CCATATGGTTGGAAGAAGCCCCATGCATCCTGGATCTCAGGACTCTACCATG TAA